One stretch of Akkermansia sp. RCC_12PD DNA includes these proteins:
- the rlmN gene encoding 23S rRNA (adenine(2503)-C(2))-methyltransferase RlmN has product MNPPPLITAQTEEKLLAFLTERGHTKFRVQQIMDWVWRKRVASFDAMTNLSPALRSLLAENFRFHTPEIVEISGTPGSTRKFLTRMEDGSLVESVIIPAAVAEDGEKADRTTLCVSSQVGCAFGCKFCASGLLGLRRNLSAGEITGQILSAESIAGKRINNLVFMGMGEPLANFDNLHDALEIITSHRGLEIGARHITISTSGFVPGLKKLAAYPRQIRLAVSLHGATDEVRSQIMPVNKKWPLSQLIPALEEWGRDRNQMPTLEYILIRDVNDSLKDASHLMQIAKRLHAKVNLIPYNTVEGLPWERPSEERCCTFRDAVRKARIPVTMRYEKGHDINAACGQLRLRKQREDNGGTFL; this is encoded by the coding sequence ATGAACCCGCCCCCCCTGATCACCGCGCAAACGGAGGAAAAGCTGCTGGCCTTCCTCACGGAGCGCGGCCACACCAAATTCCGCGTCCAGCAAATCATGGACTGGGTCTGGCGCAAGCGCGTCGCCTCCTTTGACGCCATGACCAACCTCTCCCCGGCGCTCAGAAGCCTGCTGGCGGAAAACTTCCGCTTCCACACGCCGGAAATTGTGGAAATCAGTGGAACCCCGGGTTCCACGCGCAAATTCCTTACCCGGATGGAAGACGGCAGTTTGGTGGAATCCGTCATCATCCCCGCCGCCGTTGCGGAGGACGGAGAAAAGGCGGACCGGACCACCCTCTGCGTCTCCTCCCAGGTGGGCTGCGCCTTCGGCTGCAAATTCTGCGCTTCCGGCCTGCTGGGGCTCAGGCGCAACCTCTCCGCGGGAGAAATCACCGGACAGATACTCTCCGCGGAATCCATTGCCGGAAAAAGGATCAACAACCTCGTCTTCATGGGAATGGGAGAACCCCTCGCTAACTTTGACAACCTGCATGACGCTCTGGAAATCATCACCTCCCACCGCGGGCTGGAAATAGGCGCGCGCCATATCACCATCTCCACCTCCGGATTCGTGCCGGGTCTGAAAAAACTGGCCGCCTACCCCAGGCAGATACGGTTGGCCGTCTCCCTGCACGGAGCCACGGACGAGGTACGCAGCCAAATCATGCCGGTCAACAAAAAATGGCCTCTTTCCCAGCTCATCCCCGCTCTGGAGGAATGGGGAAGGGACCGGAACCAGATGCCCACGCTGGAATACATCCTCATCCGGGACGTGAACGACTCCTTGAAAGACGCGTCCCATCTCATGCAAATCGCCAAGCGCCTGCACGCCAAGGTCAACCTCATCCCGTACAACACCGTGGAAGGGCTTCCCTGGGAACGCCCCTCGGAAGAACGCTGCTGCACCTTCCGCGACGCCGTCCGCAAGGCCCGCATCCCCGTCACCATGCGGTATGAAAAGGGCCATGACATCAATGCCGCCTGCGGCCAGTTGAGGCTCAGGAAGCAACGGGAAGACAACGGCGGAACCTTCCTCTGA
- the dnaB gene encoding replicative DNA helicase, translating to MDTTDTNNAAATLELTKAPRKAPVLDVRDIPQAPGPEKGVLALMAMDPATYVGQCVTLGMTEDYFYLPAHKLLWRLFQARYNKNEPIDIVSITQALEDMHQLEAVGGSAGLAEIYTFTTTGAYFEHYLNILKDKFILRSIIDIANQSTTQAFDNPDDVAELLDSVETHIFQIRERYNSAKDEQSLASILKQAVTNFEKFIASKGQIQGLTTGFEELDKKSNGLKPGDMFIIAARPSMGKTSFLLNIIEHISLNEKKPTLLFSCEMPAVQIAERLLFARSGVRRAEIIKRGNLTQLEMKHFKQAVKEVGESQLVIDDTAAISINELRAKARRVMRDLGALAAIGVDYLQLMRSHSKQAANSREREVAEISAGLKALAKELKVPVIVLAQLNRGPESRTGASLGVPRISDLRESGSIEQDADMIGLLYRSAYYAEDEEKRQQMAGRANLHLAKNRNGPTGDVPLHFEAELMRFSTREADEHDQENE from the coding sequence ATGGACACTACGGATACCAACAACGCCGCTGCCACTCTGGAACTTACCAAGGCTCCCCGGAAAGCTCCGGTTCTGGATGTCCGGGACATTCCCCAAGCTCCGGGCCCGGAAAAAGGCGTACTGGCCCTCATGGCCATGGACCCCGCCACCTATGTGGGCCAATGCGTTACCCTGGGCATGACGGAAGACTACTTCTATCTTCCGGCCCACAAGCTGCTCTGGCGTCTCTTCCAGGCCCGCTACAACAAAAACGAACCCATCGACATCGTCTCCATCACCCAGGCGCTGGAAGACATGCACCAGCTGGAAGCGGTAGGCGGGAGCGCCGGGCTGGCGGAAATCTACACCTTCACCACCACGGGAGCCTACTTTGAGCACTACCTCAACATCCTGAAGGACAAATTCATCCTGCGCTCCATCATTGACATTGCCAACCAATCCACCACGCAGGCCTTCGACAATCCCGACGATGTCGCGGAGCTTCTGGACTCCGTGGAAACACACATCTTCCAGATACGGGAACGCTACAACAGCGCCAAGGACGAACAAAGCCTGGCAAGCATCCTCAAGCAGGCCGTCACCAACTTTGAAAAATTCATCGCCAGCAAGGGTCAAATCCAGGGCTTGACCACCGGATTCGAGGAGCTGGACAAAAAAAGCAACGGCCTCAAGCCCGGGGACATGTTCATCATTGCGGCGCGTCCCTCCATGGGGAAAACCTCCTTCCTGCTCAACATCATCGAACACATCTCCCTCAACGAAAAAAAGCCCACCCTGCTCTTCTCCTGTGAAATGCCTGCCGTCCAGATCGCGGAACGCCTCCTCTTTGCCCGTTCCGGCGTGCGCCGTGCGGAAATCATCAAGCGCGGCAATCTCACCCAATTGGAAATGAAGCACTTCAAACAGGCCGTAAAAGAAGTGGGGGAATCCCAGCTCGTCATTGATGACACGGCGGCCATCTCCATCAACGAGCTCCGGGCCAAGGCTCGCCGCGTCATGCGGGACCTGGGCGCCCTGGCCGCCATCGGCGTGGACTACCTCCAGCTGATGCGCTCCCACTCCAAGCAGGCGGCCAACAGCCGCGAACGAGAAGTAGCGGAAATCTCCGCCGGCCTCAAAGCGCTTGCCAAGGAACTCAAGGTGCCTGTCATCGTTCTCGCCCAGCTCAACCGCGGCCCGGAAAGCCGCACGGGGGCCAGCCTGGGCGTTCCCCGCATCTCCGATTTGCGCGAATCCGGTTCCATTGAACAGGATGCGGACATGATCGGCCTGCTCTACCGCTCTGCCTACTATGCGGAAGACGAGGAAAAACGGCAACAGATGGCTGGCAGGGCCAACCTCCATCTGGCAAAAAACCGCAACGGCCCCACAGGCGACGTCCCGCTCCACTTTGAAGCGGAGCTCATGCGCTTCTCCACGCGGGAAGCCGACGAACACGACCAGGAAAACGAATAG
- a CDS encoding competence/damage-inducible protein A: MKSVRVELINTGTEILLGSIVNTNAAWLGNRLFEAGFRVERETVVPDGYAISEAMRESARRADIVIVSGGLGPTSDDVTREALCDVCGVDMHRDEHVAEGLRDYFKRRGISIAECNFRQAMVPDGAAVLENPNGTAPGLVMPATDRLPMFILLPGPPPELKPMVERSVMPLLESMVDCDIPRLRVFRLVGIGESDLQDLVDDSLHQVQGLEMAYCARIGEVDVRLVGNEVALKQGEARLLTLAGAYVLRPLGATLEQAVVLHLAGLGLKAATAESCTGGLIAKRITDVPGASGVFEFGWVTYADWAKTEMLGVPAEVLEEHGAVSEPVVKAMAEGALERSGADVAVAVSGFAGPDGGTPEKPVGTVWFAWAFRNGGTVTEMMFYPRDRESFRQMVSQKALIGMLAARKPQAVTE, translated from the coding sequence ATGAAGAGTGTGAGGGTTGAGCTGATTAATACCGGTACGGAAATTTTGCTGGGAAGCATTGTGAATACCAATGCGGCATGGCTGGGGAACAGGCTGTTTGAAGCGGGCTTCCGCGTGGAGAGGGAGACTGTGGTTCCCGACGGCTATGCCATTAGCGAGGCGATGAGGGAGAGTGCCCGCAGGGCGGATATCGTGATTGTGAGCGGGGGCTTGGGACCGACGAGCGACGATGTGACCAGGGAGGCCCTATGCGATGTCTGCGGCGTGGACATGCACCGTGACGAGCATGTAGCGGAGGGATTGAGGGATTATTTCAAGCGGAGGGGCATTTCCATTGCGGAGTGCAATTTCAGACAGGCCATGGTGCCTGACGGCGCCGCCGTGCTGGAGAATCCCAACGGCACGGCTCCGGGGCTGGTGATGCCCGCTACCGACCGCCTGCCCATGTTTATTTTGCTGCCCGGACCGCCCCCGGAGCTAAAGCCGATGGTGGAGAGGTCCGTAATGCCCTTGCTGGAGTCCATGGTGGACTGCGATATTCCCCGTTTGCGCGTGTTCCGCCTGGTGGGGATTGGAGAGAGCGATCTTCAGGATCTGGTGGACGATTCCCTGCACCAGGTGCAGGGATTGGAAATGGCTTATTGCGCCCGCATCGGAGAGGTGGATGTAAGGCTGGTTGGCAATGAAGTGGCGCTGAAGCAGGGAGAGGCGCGTCTGCTGACCCTGGCCGGAGCGTATGTGCTGAGGCCCCTGGGAGCTACTCTGGAGCAGGCCGTAGTGCTTCATCTGGCAGGGCTCGGATTGAAAGCGGCTACGGCGGAGAGCTGCACGGGTGGCCTGATTGCCAAGAGGATTACGGATGTTCCCGGTGCTTCAGGAGTGTTTGAGTTTGGCTGGGTGACTTATGCGGACTGGGCGAAGACGGAGATGCTGGGTGTTCCGGCAGAGGTGCTGGAAGAGCACGGAGCGGTGAGCGAACCCGTGGTGAAGGCCATGGCGGAAGGTGCGTTGGAACGTTCCGGCGCGGATGTCGCTGTCGCCGTCAGCGGATTTGCCGGACCGGACGGCGGTACGCCGGAGAAGCCCGTGGGCACCGTGTGGTTTGCCTGGGCGTTCAGGAACGGAGGAACGGTTACGGAGATGATGTTTTATCCCAGGGACCGGGAGTCTTTCCGGCAGATGGTTTCCCAGAAAGCCCTGATCGGGATGCTGGCTGCCAGGAAGCCGCAGGCGGTCACGGAATGA
- the pyk gene encoding pyruvate kinase gives MSTPPRLRATKIICTIGPATDTSDMLGSLIQAGANVFRLNMSHSKHDWVREVVFRIRRKAAELQANVAILFDLQGPSIRTGDLSEPYNLKAGDIMEIRLSTAEPELPFSTTVNYDGLLQDVQAGHTMVVDNGGILMRIEEVRPDRLICKVLTEGVFGSRRHINLPGVALRLPALTEKDLKDLKVAVECETDYVAMSFVRDAAHIAELREHIDNLGGRAQIIAKIEDQQAIRHIDDIILAADVIMVARGDLGIEVSIEELPIIQRRIIRHCHRLGRRCIVATHMLESMITQPTPTRAEVTDVSNAIFEQADAVMLSGETSVGHYPVRCVEVLDSIAQRMERSGNLNFAAAAILNGDRQKATKAAISLADSVENACLIVFTRRGLAATQAAVLRPERAPIYAFSNDPVVVRQLALARDVTAFESPFLKDPSRMISTALDLLKEKGLVASGQPVVIQGDSLQGELLADSIIFMRTE, from the coding sequence ATGAGTACGCCTCCCAGGCTTCGCGCCACAAAAATCATCTGCACCATTGGACCGGCAACGGATACCTCCGACATGCTGGGCAGCCTTATCCAGGCCGGAGCCAACGTCTTCCGGCTCAACATGAGCCATTCCAAGCACGACTGGGTCCGGGAAGTCGTCTTCCGCATCCGCCGGAAGGCCGCGGAACTCCAGGCAAACGTAGCCATTCTCTTCGACCTCCAGGGACCGTCCATCCGCACTGGTGATCTTTCTGAGCCCTATAACCTGAAAGCCGGAGACATCATGGAAATCCGCCTCAGCACAGCGGAACCGGAACTGCCCTTCTCCACCACGGTCAACTATGACGGCCTTCTTCAGGACGTCCAGGCAGGCCATACCATGGTCGTGGACAATGGCGGCATTCTGATGCGCATTGAAGAAGTACGCCCGGACCGGCTCATCTGCAAGGTGCTTACGGAAGGCGTATTCGGCTCCCGCCGCCACATCAACCTGCCGGGCGTGGCCCTGCGGCTCCCGGCCCTGACGGAAAAAGACCTGAAGGACCTGAAAGTAGCCGTGGAATGTGAAACGGACTACGTCGCCATGTCCTTCGTTCGTGACGCCGCCCATATCGCGGAACTCCGGGAACATATAGACAACCTGGGAGGGCGCGCCCAGATCATCGCTAAAATTGAAGACCAGCAGGCCATCCGCCATATCGATGATATCATTCTGGCGGCGGACGTCATTATGGTGGCCCGCGGCGACCTGGGCATTGAAGTCAGCATTGAGGAACTGCCCATCATCCAGCGCCGCATCATCCGTCACTGCCACAGGCTGGGCCGCCGCTGCATCGTCGCCACGCACATGCTGGAATCCATGATCACCCAACCTACCCCCACCCGTGCGGAAGTAACGGATGTATCCAACGCCATCTTTGAACAGGCGGACGCCGTCATGCTCTCCGGAGAAACCTCCGTAGGCCACTACCCCGTACGCTGCGTGGAAGTCCTAGACTCCATCGCCCAGCGCATGGAACGCTCCGGAAACCTCAACTTTGCGGCGGCGGCTATCCTGAACGGTGACCGGCAAAAAGCCACGAAAGCGGCCATCTCCCTGGCGGACTCCGTGGAAAACGCCTGCCTCATCGTCTTCACCCGCCGCGGGCTGGCGGCCACACAGGCGGCCGTGCTCCGTCCGGAGCGGGCCCCCATCTACGCTTTCAGCAATGATCCCGTCGTCGTCCGCCAATTGGCCCTGGCCCGCGATGTCACCGCCTTTGAATCCCCCTTCCTCAAGGACCCGTCACGCATGATATCCACGGCTCTGGATCTGTTGAAGGAAAAGGGGCTGGTCGCTTCCGGGCAGCCTGTCGTCATCCAGGGGGACAGCCTTCAGGGAGAACTCCTGGCGGACTCCATCATCTTCATGCGTACCGAATGA
- a CDS encoding GNAT family N-acetyltransferase: MSPEQIQISREAGDYPPSPSILALLLDADPDERQVAAHLAHGELHVARKNGIPVGVAVICQTAADTWEIMNCSVSPDCRRQGYGMALVRHVLDVIGSKGARYAELGTSDTSPGPMALYRSCGFYVTGTIKNHFTDNYPEPVWDNGVQCIDMIRMRADTPHRDQKE, encoded by the coding sequence ATGAGCCCCGAGCAGATTCAGATATCACGAGAGGCGGGGGACTATCCTCCGTCCCCATCCATTCTCGCCCTGCTGCTGGACGCTGACCCGGACGAACGCCAGGTGGCCGCCCACCTGGCGCATGGAGAACTCCATGTAGCCCGCAAAAATGGAATCCCCGTAGGGGTTGCCGTCATCTGCCAGACGGCGGCGGACACCTGGGAAATCATGAACTGCTCCGTCTCTCCGGACTGCAGGCGCCAGGGATATGGAATGGCCCTGGTCCGCCACGTTCTGGACGTGATCGGCAGCAAGGGGGCGCGGTATGCGGAACTGGGAACGTCGGATACTTCTCCCGGCCCGATGGCATTGTACCGCAGCTGCGGGTTTTACGTTACGGGCACCATTAAAAACCACTTCACGGACAACTATCCGGAACCGGTTTGGGATAACGGAGTCCAGTGCATTGACATGATCCGCATGCGGGCGGATACTCCCCATAGGGATCAGAAAGAATAA
- a CDS encoding HAD family hydrolase, which translates to MTDGRKKGGLALFDMDGTLLPWDTQYVFSCFVVQRHPWRRLLLLFYLACLPLFFLGIWDETRMKRAFLCYLWRLPPETVLQYGREFAELADAWVYPELRERLQRHRDRGDACIMVSASPSFYAEPLGRFLGFDAVLGTDVVLDDRMPLMPELPLGNNKGKVKVERLRNMGILPENGIPEDSIAYSDSTADIPMLLACRRQVLVNPSRKLKTNPRLDGAECLYPSTPWRNSLEKKWEIALFVMGMIRLSDE; encoded by the coding sequence ATGACGGATGGAAGGAAGAAAGGAGGGCTTGCCCTGTTTGACATGGACGGCACACTCCTGCCGTGGGATACGCAGTATGTGTTTTCCTGCTTTGTGGTTCAGCGGCATCCCTGGAGGCGGCTTCTGCTGCTGTTTTATCTGGCCTGTCTTCCGCTGTTTTTTCTGGGGATATGGGATGAAACCCGGATGAAGAGGGCCTTCCTTTGTTATTTGTGGAGGCTGCCCCCGGAAACGGTTCTCCAATACGGACGGGAATTCGCGGAGCTGGCGGATGCATGGGTTTATCCCGAATTGCGTGAACGGCTCCAGAGGCACCGGGACAGGGGAGATGCATGCATTATGGTATCCGCGTCTCCATCCTTTTATGCGGAGCCCCTGGGGAGGTTTCTGGGTTTTGATGCCGTTCTGGGAACGGACGTGGTGCTCGATGACCGCATGCCCTTGATGCCAGAACTTCCATTGGGAAACAACAAGGGGAAGGTCAAGGTGGAGCGTTTGCGGAACATGGGCATTCTGCCGGAGAATGGCATCCCGGAAGATTCCATTGCCTACAGCGACAGCACCGCGGATATTCCCATGCTGCTTGCCTGCCGACGCCAGGTATTGGTAAATCCATCCCGGAAATTGAAGACGAATCCCAGATTGGACGGAGCTGAATGCCTGTATCCCTCCACGCCCTGGAGAAACTCGCTGGAGAAAAAATGGGAAATTGCTTTATTTGTCATGGGGATGATTAGGTTAAGTGATGAATAA
- the rpsD gene encoding 30S ribosomal protein S4 produces MARYTGPRDKVSRRFGVALFGSTKALEKRPFPPGQHGMRAGRKKKSDYGVMLAEKQKLRFQYGVLEGQFRKYYAEAARRRGITGDILLQLLELRLDNVVYRLGFSNTRAGARQLVSHGHITVNGKKTNVASFSCRPGDVVAVGGKPSSQQLVTRSLDLTQATVVPDWLECDRDKLTGKIARVPSKEEIAPIVNEQLIVEFYSR; encoded by the coding sequence ATGGCTCGTTATACCGGTCCCCGCGATAAAGTGTCCCGCCGTTTCGGCGTTGCCCTTTTCGGTTCCACCAAGGCTCTTGAAAAGCGCCCCTTCCCTCCCGGCCAGCACGGGATGCGTGCAGGCCGCAAAAAGAAGTCCGACTATGGCGTGATGCTTGCTGAAAAGCAGAAGCTGCGCTTCCAGTACGGCGTGCTTGAAGGCCAGTTCCGCAAGTATTATGCAGAAGCCGCCCGCCGCCGCGGCATTACCGGCGACATCCTGCTTCAGCTCCTTGAACTCCGTTTGGATAACGTCGTGTACCGTCTCGGGTTCAGCAATACCCGCGCCGGCGCCCGCCAGCTCGTTTCCCACGGTCATATTACCGTGAACGGCAAGAAAACTAACGTTGCTTCCTTCTCCTGCCGCCCCGGAGACGTGGTTGCTGTAGGAGGCAAGCCCTCCTCCCAGCAGCTTGTTACCCGCTCCCTTGACCTGACCCAGGCCACGGTGGTGCCGGACTGGCTCGAATGCGACCGCGACAAGCTCACGGGCAAAATTGCCCGCGTGCCTTCCAAGGAAGAGATCGCTCCCATCGTCAACGAGCAGCTTATCGTGGAATTCTATTCCCGTTAA
- the rpsK gene encoding 30S ribosomal protein S11, with protein MASEEITNETAEQPVEAVAPAPAPAAEAPVAAAPAPEETKKHEPRKDIFAELGLGGDDDKPKILKAKGSKNVSSGVVHVSSTFNNTVVTVTDQRGNVIGWSSAGKMGFKGSRKSTAYAGQVVCQDACRQAMGHGLREVEVRVKGPGSGRESAVRAVQSIGIEITSIKDVTPIPHNGCRPPKARRV; from the coding sequence ATGGCTAGCGAAGAAATTACCAACGAAACCGCTGAACAGCCCGTGGAAGCCGTCGCTCCTGCTCCCGCTCCCGCCGCTGAAGCTCCGGTCGCCGCTGCACCTGCTCCTGAAGAAACCAAGAAGCACGAACCCCGCAAGGATATCTTCGCGGAACTCGGCTTGGGCGGTGATGACGACAAGCCCAAAATCCTGAAGGCCAAGGGCAGCAAGAACGTTTCCTCTGGCGTGGTTCATGTTTCCTCCACGTTCAACAACACCGTTGTGACTGTGACGGATCAGCGCGGCAACGTGATCGGCTGGTCTTCCGCCGGCAAGATGGGCTTCAAGGGGTCCCGCAAGAGCACTGCATACGCCGGCCAGGTGGTATGCCAGGACGCCTGCCGCCAGGCCATGGGCCACGGTCTGCGTGAAGTGGAAGTGCGCGTGAAAGGTCCGGGTTCCGGTCGTGAATCCGCGGTACGTGCCGTGCAGTCGATCGGTATTGAAATCACCTCCATCAAGGATGTGACCCCCATCCCCCACAACGGTTGCCGTCCTCCGAAGGCCCGCCGCGTCTAA
- the rpsM gene encoding 30S ribosomal protein S13 has protein sequence MARLFGTEIPNEKRIEASLPYIYGIGHSTSKRILEQAGINPDIRTGQLTDEQLTKIVQVITTDGILIEGDLRREKQSILKRLTSINCYRGQRHRRGLPVRGQRTRTNARTRKGKKKTVGAQAKKK, from the coding sequence ATGGCACGCCTTTTCGGTACAGAAATACCCAACGAGAAGCGCATCGAGGCTTCCCTTCCGTATATTTACGGAATCGGCCACTCGACTTCTAAGAGAATCCTGGAACAAGCAGGCATCAATCCCGACATCCGTACGGGACAGCTTACCGACGAACAACTGACGAAGATTGTTCAAGTAATCACCACCGACGGCATTTTGATTGAAGGTGACCTTCGTCGTGAAAAGCAATCCATTCTCAAGCGTCTGACCTCCATCAACTGCTATCGTGGTCAGCGCCACCGCCGCGGCCTTCCCGTTCGCGGTCAGCGTACCCGCACGAATGCCCGCACCCGTAAAGGCAAGAAGAAGACTGTTGGCGCACAGGCCAAGAAGAAGTAA
- the queG gene encoding tRNA epoxyqueuosine(34) reductase QueG gives MGRQGCSGNPISAGAKKILGARSALRHDGGVPNPDSSLIKDSLSSVSRSLGFSDCRVARAGRALYAEELFLWLERGWHAGMEWMARSPERRVNPVEVLPGCRSVICLSYDYDSSVSRPSGSGSICLYAHGRDYHGILEEKLADLSELLSIYGGEQKGYVDAGPVMERDHAEACGLGWRGRSGLIVRRRGGSRFFIATLLTTLELEPDAPASGTCGSCRRCVEACPAGAIMENGLVDANRCLSYWTIEHRGAIPEDIRPLIGTRLYGCDTCVTACPWNKKPLPDADERFRMPLRLASISLRDLLSLDDAGFTAMFRNSPLKRIRREGLLRNGCIVLGNAGTPDDFGLLKRLCRESSLVAEHAEWAMERILHRHAAGGCPDGAEDEK, from the coding sequence ATGGGACGGCAAGGATGTTCAGGCAATCCAATTTCCGCGGGAGCGAAGAAAATTCTTGGTGCCAGGAGCGCTCTTCGCCATGATGGCGGCGTGCCGAATCCGGATTCCTCACTTATTAAAGATTCTCTGTCCTCCGTTTCACGGAGTTTGGGCTTTTCCGATTGCAGGGTGGCCCGTGCCGGGAGGGCCCTTTATGCGGAGGAGTTGTTTCTTTGGCTGGAGAGAGGCTGGCATGCAGGCATGGAATGGATGGCCCGTTCTCCGGAACGCCGGGTGAATCCGGTCGAGGTACTCCCCGGATGCCGTTCCGTGATCTGCCTGTCCTATGATTATGACAGTTCCGTGAGCCGTCCTTCCGGGAGCGGTTCCATCTGCCTGTACGCCCACGGCAGGGATTATCACGGCATTTTGGAAGAGAAGCTGGCCGATCTTTCAGAATTGCTTTCCATCTACGGAGGGGAGCAGAAGGGGTATGTAGACGCCGGTCCGGTCATGGAGAGGGATCACGCGGAGGCGTGCGGCCTGGGATGGCGCGGCCGCAGCGGCCTGATCGTACGCCGCAGGGGAGGTTCCCGTTTTTTTATTGCCACGCTGCTGACGACGCTGGAGCTGGAACCGGACGCCCCGGCTTCCGGTACGTGCGGAAGCTGCCGCCGCTGCGTGGAGGCATGCCCGGCAGGGGCCATTATGGAGAATGGCCTGGTGGATGCCAACCGGTGCCTTTCCTATTGGACGATTGAACACCGGGGCGCCATTCCGGAGGATATCCGCCCCCTGATCGGCACGCGCCTGTACGGGTGCGACACCTGCGTGACCGCATGCCCCTGGAATAAAAAGCCTCTGCCGGACGCGGACGAACGCTTCCGCATGCCTCTCCGGCTTGCCTCTATTTCCTTGCGGGACCTTCTTTCCCTGGATGATGCCGGTTTTACCGCCATGTTCCGGAATTCCCCGTTGAAAAGAATCAGGAGGGAGGGCCTTTTACGCAACGGATGCATTGTGCTGGGGAATGCCGGAACACCGGATGATTTTGGTTTGCTGAAGAGACTTTGCAGGGAGTCCTCGCTGGTAGCGGAGCATGCGGAATGGGCCATGGAGCGCATTCTGCACAGGCACGCGGCAGGGGGATGCCCCGACGGCGCGGAAGATGAAAAATAG
- a CDS encoding ELM1/GtrOC1 family putative glycosyltransferase: MNIRILSDGKQGHLNQSLGLAQALVAKAGGAVEIVELQGLSTLGKIRKVVSGNDKPRPDLFIAAGHATHLPLICARQHFKTKTVLCMKPTLPCSFFDLCLIPRHDLRADRDYADTNIFPTWGALHPMRPDFSIPKNITLILLGGPSKDFDWDDESLLNQLSDISIHTPGDVVLTTSRRTPQGFAEKIRKAVPEIIVVPVEETGPGWVARHLAHASGAWVSQDSVSMVYEALGSGAPVGIITVPRRRNGGKSRILAGLEMLERDGLVTSYREWKKQGFRLTAPGTPLLEADRAADHILSRLFPQLTTL; this comes from the coding sequence ATGAACATCCGGATTCTGAGCGACGGCAAACAGGGCCACCTCAACCAGTCTTTGGGGCTGGCTCAGGCCCTTGTCGCCAAAGCGGGAGGCGCTGTGGAAATTGTGGAGCTGCAGGGGCTCTCCACCCTCGGCAAAATCCGCAAGGTCGTCTCCGGGAACGACAAGCCGCGGCCCGATCTGTTCATTGCCGCCGGGCACGCCACGCATCTTCCGCTCATCTGCGCACGCCAGCACTTCAAAACAAAAACCGTGCTGTGCATGAAACCCACCCTCCCCTGCTCCTTCTTCGACCTCTGCCTCATTCCGCGCCACGATCTCCGCGCGGACCGCGACTATGCGGACACCAACATCTTCCCGACCTGGGGGGCTCTTCATCCCATGAGGCCGGACTTCTCCATACCCAAGAACATCACCCTCATCCTCCTCGGCGGCCCCAGCAAGGACTTTGACTGGGATGACGAATCCCTGCTCAACCAGCTCTCGGACATCAGCATCCATACGCCCGGCGACGTCGTCCTGACCACGTCGCGCCGTACGCCGCAGGGCTTTGCGGAAAAAATCAGAAAAGCCGTGCCGGAAATCATCGTCGTTCCCGTGGAGGAAACGGGCCCCGGCTGGGTAGCCAGACATCTGGCGCACGCCTCCGGCGCATGGGTGAGCCAGGACAGCGTCTCCATGGTATATGAAGCGCTGGGCTCAGGCGCTCCCGTAGGCATCATCACCGTCCCCCGCCGCCGCAACGGCGGGAAATCCCGCATCCTGGCCGGCCTGGAAATGCTGGAACGGGACGGACTCGTCACCAGCTACCGGGAATGGAAAAAACAGGGCTTCCGCCTCACCGCCCCCGGTACTCCTCTCCTTGAGGCGGACCGCGCCGCGGACCACATCCTTTCAAGACTCTTCCCCCAGCTCACAACCTTATGA